A single Larimichthys crocea isolate SSNF chromosome VIII, L_crocea_2.0, whole genome shotgun sequence DNA region contains:
- the ogfod1 gene encoding prolyl 3-hydroxylase OGFOD1: MASKRRQGESSKTEKKKQKKTCEETAELCSCVGDEEVKRAVKEAWSQRSHYRQGDLELDCHPFPHCIIRNFLGSNAFVENLQRELLGLNFHEKSNDLYKFKQSDDLKKRTEPHIAGLRAALFGPFRSWLGGVLGVELEPTVDISCARYEYTDVLLCHDDELEGRRVAFILYLVPPWQSSDGGTLDLYSTDSNFQPQSIVKSIVPSSNTLVLFEVSPVSFHQVSEVLTEDKSRLSLGGWFHGASLERPPRYIEAPIPRSPHLPRDETLLLEWVNPVYLDISYQEQIQEEFEDSSEIQLKDFLKEEKFREVSEALRLTQIQWTKRGPPNKRCYEVASLDTLPLCVSACWELLRSEAFFLLLSNFTGLRLHYLCPADDDDDEDKDEGKEKEKEEDSATGSSTEAQSADTSREKELSTPVCCGELRRWCHGGYTLLHDAEAARAEYALDLVLPFCGADWQSEFGGFTCYVANEEDEELLTVHPEDNSLALVYRDKETLKFVKHVNHKSSSDSATCRALYDFSFVYYE, translated from the exons ATGGCGTCTAAACGACGACAGGGCGAGAGCAGCAAgactgagaagaagaaacagaagaagaccTGCGAGGAGACGGCTGAACTTTGCTCATGTGTCGGAGacgaggaggtgaagagggctGTGAAGGAGGCGTGGAGCCAGAGGAGTCACTACAGACAGG GAGATCTGGAGCTGGACTGCCATCCTTTCCCTCACTGCATCATCAGAAACTTCCTCGGCAGCAATGCCTTCGTGGAGAACCTGCAGAGAGAACTGCTGGGGCTCAACTTTCACGAGAAGTCCAACGATCTGTACAAATTTAAACAG TCAGACGACTTGAAGAAGAGAACTGAGCCACACATCGCAGGACTGag GGCAGCGTTGTTTGGTCCTTTCCGTTCCTGGCTCGGGGGGGTGTTGGGAGTTGAACTGGAGCCCACAGTGGATATTTCATGTGCCAGATATGAATACACAG ATGTTCTTTTGTGTCATGATGATGAGTTGGAGGGGAGACGCGTTGCTTTCATTCTGTACCTCGTGCCTCCATGGCAGAGCAGTGATGGGGGAACCCTCGACCTTTACTCAACAGACA gtAACTTTCAACCACAGAGTATAGTGAAGTCAATCGTACCCTCTTCGAACACGCTCGTCCTTTTTGAAGTTTCTCCAGTTTCCTTTCACCAA GTGTCAGAGGTTTTGACAGAAGACAAGAGTCGTCTGTCTCTGGGCGGCTGGTTTCACGGGGCGTCTTTGGAACGTCCTCCTCGATACATAGAGGCCCCCATCCCACGGAGCCCACACTTGCCGAGAGAT GAAACACTGCTGCTGGAGTGGGTCAATCCAGTGTACCTGGACATATCCTATCAAGAGCAGATTCAGGAGGAGTTTGAGGACAGCTCTGAAATTCAGCTCAAAGATTTTCTTAAG gAGGAGAAGTTCAGGGAGGTGAGTGAAGCACTGCGACTCACTCAGATTCAGTGGACGAAGAGAGGGCCGCCCAACAAGAG ATGCTATGAAGTAGCTTCTCTGGATACCCTGCCGCTGTGTGTGAGTGCCTGTTGGGAGCTGCTGCGTTCAGAGGCTTTCTTCCTGCTTCTCTCCAATTTCACAGGCCTTCGATTGCACTACCTGTGTCCTgctgatgatgacgacgatgaggATAAAGATgaagggaaagagaaggagaaggaggaggacagcgCCACAGGTTCTTCGACGGAAGCACAATCAGCAGATACAAGCAGAGAGAAAG AGCTGAGCACACCTGTATGTTGTGGTGAACTGCGTCGATGGTGTCATGGCGGCTACACTCTGTTGCATGATGCAGAAGCAGCACGGGCAGAGTACGCTCTGGACcttgttttgcctttttgtggTGCGG ACTGGCAGTCAGAGTTTGGAGGCTTCACGTGTTATGTTGCCAatgaagaagacgaggag CTTCTGACAGTGCATCCAGAGGACAATTCCCTCGCCCTCGTctacagagacaaagagacccTCAAATTTGTCAAACACGTCAACCACAAAAGCTCATCTGATTCTGCTACCTGCAGAGCACTGTATGACTTCTCTTTTGTGtactatgaataa
- the tradd gene encoding tumor necrosis factor receptor type 1-associated DEATH domain protein codes for MADKILDRGPWTGCAVMFLQSLCPSVNLLSLFKDQQEGKFNVFKVIKLTLTDSAGGLGGYEILKVHDADPFLGVEVKFMDVSACQQFLENYSSGAVRQSLSQHACRLLSLPQEFTVETQLKASTHILDLYLDKLELCLQQIHQSQPERLRDEEIEHLELLLQRQALRPASLSTTITQEESPVPSDCFKFQNRVFEDRMLTAADVQSFSNGVGRQWKHVGRALGKNCRALKGPAIDNLAYEYEREGLYEQAYQLLSRFIQAEGRAAKLSRLVKALEDCKLTSLAENILDIQPRE; via the exons ATGGCAGACAAGATCTTGGATCGTGGGCCATGGACAGGGTGTGCCGTCATGTTTCTGCAGTCCCTCTGTCCTAGTGTgaacctcctctctctcttcaaagaCCAGCAGGAGGGAAAGTTCAACGTTTTTAAAGTCATCAAGCTGACACTTACAG ATTCTGCAGGAGGTCTGGGTGGTTATGAAATACTTAAGGTCCATGATGCTGACCCCTTTCTGGGCGTGGAGGTGAAGTTCATGGATGTGTCAGCGTGTCAGCAGTTCCTCGAGAACTACAGCTCCGGAGCGGTGCGCCAATCCCTCTCCCAACACGCCTGCcggcttctttctcttccccaGGAGTTCACAGTGGAAACCCAGCTCAAGGCCAGCACACACATCCTGGATCTCTACCTGGACAAGCTGGAACTTTGCCTACAACAAATCCATCAGTCTCAG CCGGAGCGGCTGCGTGATGAGGAGATTGAACAtttggagctgctgctgcagcgtcAGGCCCTCCGTCCTGCCTCACTGTCGACCACCATCACACAGGAAGAGTCTCCTGTGCCCAGCGACTGCTTCAAGTTTCAGAACAGAGTGTTTG AGGACCGAATGCTGACAGCGGCAGATGTTCAGAGCTTTTCTAACGGAGTAGGCCGTCAGTGGAAGCACGTAGGGAGGGCCCTGGGGAAGAACTGCCGGGCTCTGAAGGGTCCGGCCATAGACAACCTGGCCTACGAGTACGAGAGAGAAGGGCTGTACGAGCAAGCCTATCAGCTGCTCAGCCGCTTCATCCAGGCGGAGGGGAGAGCGGCCAAGCTGAGCCGGCTGGTCAAAGCACTGGAGGACTGCAAACTCACCAGCCTGGCTGAAAATATTCTGGACATACAGCCACGAGAgtaa